One genomic window of Peromyscus maniculatus bairdii isolate BWxNUB_F1_BW_parent chromosome 2, HU_Pman_BW_mat_3.1, whole genome shotgun sequence includes the following:
- the LOC102925026 gene encoding 28 kDa heat- and acid-stable phosphoprotein — MPKGGRKGGHKGRVRQYTSPEEIDAQLQAEKQKANEEDEQEEGGDGASGDPKKEKKSLDSDESEDEDDDYQQKRKGVEGLIDIENPNWVAQTTKKVTQLDLDGPKELSRREREEIEKQKAKERYMKMHLAGKTEQAKADLARLAIIRKQREEAARKKEEERKAKDDATLSGKRMQSLSLNK, encoded by the coding sequence ATGCCTAAAGGAGGTAGAAAGGGAGGCCACAAAGGCCGGGTGAGGCAGTATACAAGCCCTGAGGAGATCGATGCCCAGTTACAGGCTGAGAAGCAGAAGGCCAACGAAGAAGATGAACAAGAAGAAGGTGGAGATGGCGCTTCGGGTGACCCCAAAAAGGAGAAGAAGTCTCTAGACTCAGATGAGAGTGAGGATGAAGATGATGACTACCAGCAAAAGCGAAAAGGCGTGGAAGGGCTCATTGACATTGAGAACCCCAACTGGGTGGCACAGACAACCAAAAAGGTCACACAACTGGATCTGGATGGGCCAAAGGAACTTTCAAGGAGAGAACGAGAAGAAATCGagaagcaaaaagcaaaagagcGCTACATGAAGATGCATTTGGCTGGGAAGACAGAGCAGGCCAAGGCTGATCTTGCCCGGCTGGCAATTATCCGGAAACAGCGGGAGGAGGcagcaagaaagaaggaagaggagaggaaagcaaAAGATGACGCAACTTTGTCAGGAAAACGAATGCAGTCACTCTCCCTGAATAAGTAA